taaaatcacagaatgtgtTTTCTGTAACCACTTCTGCCTCAGCTGTTCTCCCTGGGAGCAGGTGCCACATTGGGTGGGAAAAGAGCTTTGTGCTTTATATAAAGCTTCTATCAAGAGTGGGAAGGATTCTTGCTAATTTATTATAAATAGGTGtgctaaaaaaattacttatgtCCATTTACAGAATAATTCGCATATTTAAtagacttttaaatttttatttcaggaaacaGTTGAAAAACTTATTCAAGTTGATATCGCAGAGAATGCTTTAGTAAGTAGCCTTTTGAATGCTAAAGTGCTTCAGTTCTGTAATCCAGGGAAGCAAAAGAAGTGAGGTTTTGATGAGCTGTTTTTCTTCCAACCCAACATTAGAAAAATGCTATAGAATCTGAAATCCCAACGATCAAGGTTGTAGCTGATgaggaattccttcctttcAAAGAAGATACGTTTGATCTTGTTGTCAGCAGCTTAAGGTATGTattcataatttatttattttgttttgattaagTTGTTAATAATGTTCTCTTCAGAGTAgctttaagaaaattaatccaACAAGGATTACTAGTCCATTAAAAGGAATAAGAAAAGTCCTTGCATAGTTAATATGAGCATgtatagtaggagtcctagtgaaacatatgtattgtataagtggccttgccccagtCCTAGctgttctaaatgggctgcagctgtggctaatgaagataactgggataaaagggggtgggctggctggtcagggagagccctgatgaagaagcaacactgctgtgaagagctgcttgtgagaaaaccacccagaaggtatgggactctagaaatatgataacaacaagaagataggacagctgagagctgggactctagaaatataacAACAACAAGCATGCACTACAAAAAACTGCTGTCCTGGTGGTTcttcctgttttgtttgtttgatttccTTAAAACACTTGGAGCTTCTCTCTTTCCTGCATTGTGGTAAACTAGTGTCCaggatttctgttttctcacCAAATAAAAGTGCTACGTAGATCAGCTTCTCTTCTTGTTTGGTATCAGTTTCAAGGTGTTTCAGCATGGTTGCACCTTCAGAAATCAGTTTGTGGCTTTGGCTCCTGAAGCTTACTTAGCTAATTAGGTAGTTACTGGCATTGCCTAATTTTGATTTAATCTGAAATTGTAAAATGTACACTTCTCTTATTTCAGTTTGCATTGGGTGAATGACCTTCCTAAAGCTTTCAAAGAGGTAAGAAATTGTTTTTCAATACTCTAGGTTAGCACTTGCCATTACTTGCATTGACCGAGACTTTTTGGTATTGGAATAAAGCAAATACTTGtttaagacagaaaaatttttttttcactaaattTTTTTAGCTAACTaaatttttttaactattttttttactatattACATCTGAACTGCCAAGTTTAGaggtaatataatatagtatagaatctgccaagcactcaactgcgCAGAATCTCGTGATTGTTGGCcaacagtcccaacacacacacacacgttgACTCAGTTGGTCAGCgaatcaaaacactcacaccagaatccaattaccaATTCCCTTCAGATAAACAGTCTTGCacaatgcattccacttgtgaaCATCACAGGAGCAATAAATTGGATaggaattgttttgatcattctctgcttctctcaggttcagagaatgtgaatctcgTGACTGTCGGCCGACAGTCCTGACACAaaaacacacatgcacacacacacacatggattcCATTGGTCAGTGAATCAAAACACACCAGAATCAAATTACCAATTCCTTTCAGGTAAAGCATCTTCCAGaatgcattccacttgtgaaTGACATAGGAGCAGTAAATGGGATAGGAATTGTTTTGACCATTCTTTGCCTCTCTCACTGCTTCTCccaggttcagagaatgtgaatctcgtgactgtcagCCAACAGtcccaaaacacacacagacacacacacacacgcaaaAAATGGATGCCATTGGTCAATTAATCAAaacacaccagaatccaattaccaattcccttcaggtaaacagtCTTCCATGATGCATTCCACTTGTGAGCAGCATGGAAGCaataaataagaattgttttgaccATTCTTTGCCTCTCTCACTGCTTCTCccaggttcagagaatgtgaatctcgtgactgtcagCCAACAgtcccaaaacacacacacaaaatggaTTCCATTGGTCAATTAATCAAaacacaccagaatccaattaccaattcccttcaggtaaaccATCTTCCATGATCCATTCCACTTGTGAACAATGCAGGAGCAGTAAATGcaataagaattgttttgatcattctttgCTTCTCCCAGGCCCAGAGAATGTGATCCCCAGCCAtgccctgtgtgtgtttgtgtgttgcAGATCCACCAGGTGCTGAAGCCCGATGGAGTGTTCATTGGAGCCATGTTTGGGGGGGACACCCTGTACGAGCTgcgctgctccctgcagctggcggagctggagagggaagggggcTTCTCTCCTCACGTGTCACCCTTCACTGCTGTTGCTGATCTGGGACAtctcctctccagggctggCTTTAACACCCTCACTGTGGTAATTATAAGGAAGAGAGCCATCAGGGAGAATAATCCAGAatgtcagagctgctggaatATGAAAATCACTGTTTGCTAATGTAGTAATGACAAACTGCTTCCTTCTGCACCTCACTGAACAGGCTGCAGAAATAGCCTGGACTGCCACTGGTTTTGGCTATGTGGTAATTAATGGAACCAACTGTAGTGTACACTGAAGTGTATCTTTGGCTCATAGCCCAGTAGAGTTTGGATGGTTTTCTTGAAGAAATGTCAGAGAATATTAGACCTGCATGAAAAAATTAGACACTTGCTCTTTCTTctaaaaacaagaagaaaataatggcatttaaattaaaatttgaatgCATTTGAGCTACTAAGCAAAACTTTTTAGAAATGTTAAAGTAGTACATGCTTCCTAGCAATACATGATTTGAgcagaagaggaagatgaacagaattatagaatggtttgggttagaaatcatctagttccaaccctcctgccatgggctggcACAGtcatattttctagaaaaatccctttgccctggattcttctcctgggaagctgagaagcctcaaagaaaaaggaaaacaataattatctgatttgcttctcctgtgttttgctgctttagaatgTGTTTAGACGTTttttaccaacaggtgattgtttcattggtttaatgtgaattgttttggctttttgaccaatcacagtcagggTGTGTCGGGGCTCTGGAAAGAGACACaagttttctttagtatcttttAAGCCTTCTATAAGTATCGTTTCTGTATAGTTTAgtttaatattctttaatataatatagtatcataaaatataaatcataaaattagccttctgagaacataaagtcagattcatcattccttcctttgtctGGGAACCCTACAAATCCAATAATGGGCAGGGGATAGTTTGGGAGTACAGCAAGGTTGAAATAATGCTGTTGGTTTAGTTTGATGTGCTCTAAAATTGAATTTCTCAATTCTTCTAGGATACTGATGAAATCCAAGTGAACTACCCAGGGTTATTTGAGGTTATGGAAGACTTACAAGGCAAGTATATTCTTTGTGgaaatataaatgttttctgTATCAGTGGACCAGACACAGAACTGTTTTACTGTGTGTTTCTTAACTCCAGATCATAGACTAACTAGTGtgggttggaaagaacctttaaaggccatctagtccaactctctgcagtgagcagggacatcttgaactagatcaggctgctcagagctccacccaacctggtcttggatgtgggtgtgtggtgtggATTATCCACCACCTCTCTTGGCAACCTGAGCCAGTGTTTCACCATCTTCATCACAAAGAacttctttcttaaaaaaattaaatcttattTTATATGCAGCAGGGGAATCATTaaggttttttcctgctgtctAGTGAGTCAGGAGATTATGCCTGTCAGGAGGTTTGTGTTGGGAAGCACAAGTCAAAGATTTGCTACTTCATGCTCTGCTGTGAATGTTCTGCCTCCCTGGAGTTCCTGTTCTGCATGAGCCTGTTCAGTGTAAGGTGCAGAAAAGCCCTAAAAGGGAGACAGAAGCCCATATCCCACACACTGACTTTTCCTGTGAGCCTTTCTAATTAGCAGGGCAATCAGCAAACTGCTTTGGAATGAGAGTAAATATATCCTTAATTTGGAATatgctgaggagcagccaaCAATTGAGTAATGATTTTGTTAATATTCTGATTGCATTTGCCATGGATTGTAAAGCAGTCATTCACATGTAGTTTGTTGTTACtgacagcagctcagggcattTCTTATCTGGATCCACTGCTGTATGGAGCCATTCCTTAATGGAAAGGCAACCTTTATTGAGCAGAAATACTCAGATGCAGTAAGTGATTAAAAAGATTAGAATTGTGGTtactttattttgtattttaaatttcttggactagtaattttaattttctgttaaaacagTACAGTCATGTGTCTGAATAAACCCTTTGTACTCATTcttaaaatcagttttccttAAAAGCCTGAATGTTTGAAGACTCAGGCTGAAGAAGGAATAATTTGAAATGATTCCTAGCAATGCAAACTGTAAATTGCAAAGCATAGGAATCAAAAGTTCTGAGTTCTTACACATAAGAAACTCACCCAATGATCTGTGGTGTGTTCTCTCTTACAGTGAATAGCAGAGGATTCTGTGCTTTGGTTTTGTAAGAATGTGTCCTTAGTGCATGGCACTTAACTCATGGCATGTGCAATATCTTCTTTTCCTTAAAgctaaaacatatttttaggTATGGGGGAGAGTAATTGCTCCTGGAATAGAAAACCTCTGCTGCACAGGGAGACaatgctggcagctgctgctatATACCAAGGTCAGTATTTGAGAGTAATGAGTTCATCTAAAATGA
Above is a genomic segment from Zonotrichia leucophrys gambelii isolate GWCS_2022_RI chromosome 3, RI_Zleu_2.0, whole genome shotgun sequence containing:
- the NDUFAF5 gene encoding arginine-hydroxylase NDUFAF5, mitochondrial isoform X1; this translates as MRGLARPARWCRSLWALPPRAAANAASSPPPHPPPLAGASPGALNPFDRRLKRKQKNWAALQAEPAKCDYLREEVGGRIADRVFDITRTFPLALDVGSGRGYIAQHLTKETVEKLIQVDIAENALKNAIESEIPTIKVVADEEFLPFKEDTFDLVVSSLSLHWVNDLPKAFKEIHQVLKPDGVFIGAMFGGDTLYELRCSLQLAELEREGGFSPHVSPFTAVADLGHLLSRAGFNTLTVDTDEIQVNYPGLFEVMEDLQGMGESNCSWNRKPLLHRETMLAAAAIYQEMYGNSNGSVPATFQIYYMIGWKYHESQAKPAQRGSATVSFGDLAKIEGLLKRGKK
- the NDUFAF5 gene encoding arginine-hydroxylase NDUFAF5, mitochondrial isoform X2, producing the protein MKKQHCCEELLVRKPPRSLHWVNDLPKAFKEIHQVLKPDGVFIGAMFGGDTLYELRCSLQLAELEREGGFSPHVSPFTAVADLGHLLSRAGFNTLTVDTDEIQVNYPGLFEVMEDLQGMGESNCSWNRKPLLHRETMLAAAAIYQEMYGNSNGSVPATFQIYYMIGWKYHESQAKPAQRGSATVSFGDLAKIEGLLKRGKK
- the NDUFAF5 gene encoding arginine-hydroxylase NDUFAF5, mitochondrial isoform X3 is translated as MFGGDTLYELRCSLQLAELEREGGFSPHVSPFTAVADLGHLLSRAGFNTLTVDTDEIQVNYPGLFEVMEDLQGMGESNCSWNRKPLLHRETMLAAAAIYQEMYGNSNGSVPATFQIYYMIGWKYHESQAKPAQRGSATVSFGDLAKIEGLLKRGKK